In Mytilus edulis chromosome 6, xbMytEdul2.2, whole genome shotgun sequence, the following proteins share a genomic window:
- the LOC139528350 gene encoding TLC domain-containing protein 3A-like gives MEVAGLTLAGGATFSCTYLLIRRILLSGFSHKISIDILCDLSLKIVSSLQAIASFTIGNIIATACQGNIMTDRHWLTNSYAVFALPYFVYDVVAMYEVHYHQYKEIQKKPLLFGIQHFLRRNKAMMIHHIVLPIIFYPAIILLRKGYGDFFVGVFYQIELAIPFIVFRGALAELNMKDTTLYVISGLLMIVTFAVTRVTVFPYLYWKYSIHANISFWEVPWNIPIKCNVGCLIILVLQVYWLAIMVKGAVRVFYKMYITRISKKSSTE, from the exons ATGGAGGTTGCCGGCCTAACTCTGGCCGGGGGTGCAACGTTCTCATGCACATATCTTTTAATAAGACGTATATTATTGTCAGGTTTCAGTCATAAAATTTCTATCGACATCCTGTGTGACCTGAGTTTAAA AATTGTGTCCAGTCTGCAAGCCATTGCTTCATTTACAATTGGTAATATTATAGCCACAGCATGCCAAGGGAACATAATGACAGATAg acaCTGGTTGACCAACAGTTATGCTGTCTTTGCCCTGCCATACTTTGTATATGATGTTGTAGCCATGTACGAGGTTCATTACCACCAATATAAAGAAATTCAAAAGAAGCCTTTGTTGTTTGGAATTCAGCATTTCTTAAGAAGAAACAAAGCCATGATGATACATCACATAGTCCTACCAATTATCTTTTATCCAGCTATAATT CTTTTGAGAAAAGGGTATGGAGATTTTTTTGTTGGTGTATTTTATCAGATAGAGTTAGCCATTCCATTTATAGTATTCAGAGGAGCACTTGCAGAG CTGAACATGAAAGATACAACATTGTATGTGATATCAGGATTATTAATGATAGTTACATTCGCCGTTACCAGAGTAACAGTGTTTCCATATCTCTACTGGAAGTATAGTATACATGCCAATATATCATTCTGGGAGGTCCCTTGGAACATACCTATAAAGTGTAATGTAGGCTGTCTTATAATTCTAGTATTACAAGTGTATTGGTTAGCTATTATGGTTAAAGGAGCTGTCCGAGTATTTTACAAGATGTATATCACAAGAATATCAAAAAAGTCTTCGACAGAATAA